The following proteins come from a genomic window of Mucinivorans hirudinis:
- a CDS encoding Exodeoxyribonuclease VII large subunit: METTNHITLSALCDRISRALSAATGGELWVVAEVSSVQTNYTGHCYLELTEREAGQQMPRAVCRAAIWANKFKIIAPYFRTQTGQDITVGMKILVKCSVSFHAVYGLSLIINDIDPSYTIGEVERVRRQTIERLRREGVFEMNRELELPPVIQRIAIISSATAAGYGDFCKELERSQIRFETTLFQAIMQGEGAEKSIIEALGEIAAAGDCHAVVIIRGGGSASDLSCFDSYELCSNIAQFPLPIIAGIGHERDRSVADEVACLSLKTPTAVATYIVERAAAFANRLEQAQNFMVNRLQLITAGEGRRIENLVIMLSSSLKNVVQINSSKLNSAAQSIELLSLSAIQNHHVRIASRSELLTNTAGRAILGRLSELELLGGRLKNSTEQNILAKRQILDLLQSTVDGANPRRILARGYAIINGGIRSVKQINENDIINIELRDGIVEAKSQKIWQKKS; encoded by the coding sequence ATGGAAACGACGAATCACATAACGCTTTCGGCTCTGTGCGACAGAATTTCGCGCGCCCTCTCTGCCGCGACAGGCGGAGAGTTGTGGGTGGTTGCCGAGGTGAGTTCAGTGCAGACCAACTACACGGGACACTGCTACTTAGAACTCACCGAGCGCGAAGCAGGGCAGCAGATGCCGCGTGCCGTATGTCGCGCTGCAATATGGGCTAACAAATTCAAAATCATAGCCCCATACTTCCGCACCCAAACGGGACAGGATATAACGGTGGGGATGAAAATCCTTGTGAAATGTTCGGTATCGTTCCACGCTGTGTATGGTTTGAGCCTCATTATAAACGATATAGACCCATCCTACACCATCGGCGAGGTGGAGCGGGTGCGCAGGCAGACCATCGAACGACTCAGGCGCGAGGGGGTTTTCGAGATGAATAGAGAGCTGGAACTACCCCCTGTGATTCAACGCATTGCCATCATATCGTCGGCTACGGCTGCCGGTTATGGCGACTTTTGCAAAGAGCTGGAGAGGTCTCAGATAAGGTTTGAAACCACTCTTTTTCAGGCTATTATGCAGGGAGAGGGGGCGGAAAAGTCGATAATCGAGGCACTCGGCGAAATTGCCGCAGCGGGAGACTGCCACGCAGTTGTGATAATTCGTGGCGGAGGGTCGGCAAGCGACTTATCCTGCTTCGATAGCTACGAACTCTGCTCCAACATAGCCCAATTCCCACTACCGATAATCGCCGGCATCGGACACGAAAGGGACAGGTCAGTAGCCGATGAGGTCGCCTGCCTATCACTGAAAACACCCACAGCCGTAGCAACTTACATAGTAGAGCGCGCCGCCGCATTTGCCAACCGACTGGAACAGGCACAAAATTTTATGGTAAACCGTCTTCAACTAATCACGGCGGGCGAGGGGCGCAGAATCGAAAATTTGGTGATTATGCTCTCCTCTTCGCTCAAAAATGTAGTCCAAATAAACAGCTCAAAGTTAAACTCCGCCGCTCAATCCATCGAGTTGCTCTCGCTCTCTGCCATCCAAAATCACCACGTGCGCATAGCCTCCCGCTCCGAACTCTTGACAAACACAGCGGGCAGAGCTATTTTAGGCAGACTATCCGAATTGGAATTATTGGGAGGCAGGCTCAAAAATTCGACTGAGCAGAATATATTAGCTAAGAGACAGATACTTGATTTGCTACAATCTACGGTTGATGGAGCTAATCCGCGAAGGATTTTGGCACGAGGGTATGCAATAATAAACGGTGGCATACGGTCGGTGAAACAAATCAACGAAAACGATATTATTAACATAGAACTGAGGGATGGAATTGTGGAGGCAAAATCACAAAAGATATGGCAGAAAAAGAGTTAA
- a CDS encoding Pyrroline-5-carboxylate reductase: protein MKIAIVGAGNMGGAIAQAIIRHGFTDVDSLVIVDPVTTPVENIRVLSEVDETLAGCRLVLLAVKPWLAEQVAEQVCRHISEDCMVCSVVAGLTLERLEQLLGKRALFVVMPNTAVRVGEGMTFVAHQNAEQEEVEAVVSMFSCAGEAMVIPERQMGAAMALASCGVAYALRYLRAATEGGVELGMSAADGQRIVAQTMRGAAALVEDGAHPEAEIDKVTTAGGITIRGLNRMEECGFTNAVIQGLKASK, encoded by the coding sequence ATGAAAATTGCGATAGTAGGTGCGGGAAATATGGGTGGTGCGATTGCGCAAGCGATTATTCGACACGGGTTTACGGATGTTGATTCATTGGTGATTGTCGATCCGGTGACCACTCCGGTAGAGAATATTCGGGTTTTGAGCGAGGTGGATGAGACTCTTGCCGGCTGCCGTTTGGTGTTACTTGCCGTCAAACCGTGGTTGGCGGAGCAGGTGGCAGAGCAGGTATGCCGACACATCAGTGAGGATTGTATGGTATGTTCTGTGGTGGCGGGGCTGACTTTGGAGAGGTTAGAGCAGTTGCTGGGCAAGAGGGCGTTGTTTGTTGTGATGCCCAATACGGCGGTGCGCGTGGGTGAGGGTATGACCTTTGTTGCTCACCAAAATGCCGAGCAAGAGGAGGTCGAGGCGGTGGTTTCGATGTTCTCGTGCGCGGGTGAGGCGATGGTGATTCCCGAGCGGCAGATGGGGGCAGCGATGGCGTTGGCTTCGTGTGGTGTGGCTTATGCTTTGAGGTACTTAAGGGCTGCTACGGAGGGTGGGGTGGAGTTGGGGATGAGTGCGGCGGATGGTCAGCGGATTGTGGCGCAAACTATGCGCGGTGCGGCGGCGTTGGTGGAGGATGGCGCACACCCCGAGGCGGAGATTGACAAGGTTACCACGGCGGGCGGAATTACCATACGCGGACTCAATCGGATGGAGGAGTGCGGATTTACTAATGCCGTTATTCAGGGATTAAAGGCTTCTAAATGA